The Aminithiophilus ramosus genome contains a region encoding:
- a CDS encoding ATP-binding protein — protein MRRNSLFLTLFLSFLVSVLLMGLLTMGLTLVMAHQGILRTGREDLLAEAVRVRGMALIEVFEAEGYRGVGRSIQKDPVQDGFFIHLFDGDGNPITQDPMSARLADSIVDRLARGETFFRIGPVVLSARRVSTERGSYILAGAVPVPPPWHFLGRNPVEFWLRLAGLIATAGVVCFLLARHIIGPVLALNKAALAVTEGDLAVRVGEPILRRGDEIGELGRSFDRMTRHVAELLEAQERLLRDVSHELRSPLARLNVALALARKKADGSLGGPLDRIEREAENLNAMIGRLLSLSRLEADLGPLRTEREDMTALVMAVVDDAHFEASHHGKGVRFIGEDVPLWLECNGELVKSAVENVVRNALRYTAEGTDVDVELFAPLRGHDGVGIRVADRGPGVPDEELENLFRPFYRLEGARDRQSGGVGLGLTIARRAVGLHGGTIRALNRDGGGLTVEVFLPRPGGERAGASGRTV, from the coding sequence GTGAGACGGAACAGCCTTTTTCTGACCCTCTTCCTCTCCTTCCTCGTCTCGGTCCTTCTGATGGGACTCCTCACCATGGGGCTGACGCTCGTCATGGCCCATCAGGGGATCCTGCGAACGGGCAGGGAGGATCTCCTGGCCGAGGCCGTCCGAGTCCGGGGGATGGCCCTCATCGAGGTCTTCGAGGCCGAAGGGTACCGGGGCGTGGGGCGCTCGATCCAGAAAGATCCCGTCCAGGACGGCTTTTTCATCCACCTCTTCGACGGCGACGGAAATCCCATCACCCAAGACCCCATGAGCGCCCGTCTGGCCGATTCCATCGTCGACCGTCTGGCCCGGGGGGAGACCTTCTTCCGGATCGGTCCCGTCGTCCTCTCGGCCCGGAGGGTATCGACCGAGAGGGGCTCCTATATCCTGGCCGGCGCCGTCCCCGTGCCGCCGCCCTGGCACTTCCTGGGACGCAACCCCGTCGAGTTCTGGCTTCGTCTGGCGGGGCTGATCGCCACGGCCGGCGTCGTCTGCTTCCTCCTGGCCCGCCACATCATCGGGCCCGTCCTGGCCCTGAACAAGGCGGCCCTGGCCGTCACCGAGGGCGATCTTGCCGTGAGGGTGGGCGAGCCGATCCTCCGGCGCGGCGACGAGATCGGCGAGCTCGGCAGGAGCTTCGACAGGATGACCCGTCACGTCGCCGAACTTCTCGAGGCCCAGGAGCGTCTTCTCCGCGACGTCTCCCACGAGCTGCGGTCTCCCCTGGCCCGGCTCAACGTGGCCCTCGCCCTGGCTCGGAAGAAGGCCGACGGGAGTCTCGGCGGACCTCTGGACCGCATCGAGAGGGAGGCCGAAAACCTCAACGCCATGATCGGCCGTCTCCTCTCCCTCTCCCGCCTCGAGGCCGACCTGGGCCCTCTCAGGACGGAGCGGGAGGACATGACGGCCCTTGTCATGGCCGTCGTCGATGACGCCCATTTCGAGGCCAGCCACCACGGCAAAGGGGTCCGGTTCATCGGAGAGGACGTTCCTCTCTGGCTGGAGTGCAACGGCGAGCTGGTGAAAAGCGCCGTGGAGAACGTCGTCCGCAACGCCCTCCGCTACACGGCCGAGGGGACCGACGTCGACGTCGAGCTCTTCGCGCCGCTCCGCGGACACGACGGCGTCGGGATCCGCGTCGCCGACCGAGGGCCCGGCGTCCCCGACGAGGAGCTGGAAAACCTTTTCCGCCCCTTCTACCGCCTCGAAGGGGCCAGGGACCGGCAGAGCGGCGGCGTGGGGCTGGGCCTGACCATCGCCCGACGGGCCGTAGGCCTTCATGGAGGGACGATCCGGGCCCTCAACCGCGACGGAGGGGGTCTGACTGTCGAGGTTTTCCTTCCCCGCCCGGGAGGAGAGAGGGCGGGCGCGTCCGGCCGGACGGTCTGA
- a CDS encoding NAD(P)H-dependent oxidoreductase translates to MRFLIVDGNPRADASFDGRLSALEGTLAAAGHEVESIRLREKRSLRPAAPSNHHGGEADRENFDGDPVDFMRSCLHADGVFFVSPLVGGFPPPLLETAMECLMPLVRPYVEVAEGAPRPLRYGVMPKVALFYDCQADAEEDLRPAMKAFERFARDAHTDFLFARPLGDPLGAMRQILEAL, encoded by the coding sequence TTGAGATTTTTGATCGTTGACGGAAACCCCAGGGCGGATGCCTCTTTCGACGGGAGGCTGTCGGCGCTGGAGGGGACCCTTGCCGCCGCGGGCCACGAGGTGGAATCGATCCGCCTCCGCGAAAAGAGGTCTCTCCGTCCCGCCGCCCCCTCGAACCATCACGGAGGGGAGGCGGACCGGGAGAACTTCGACGGCGATCCCGTCGATTTCATGCGCTCCTGCCTCCACGCCGACGGCGTCTTCTTCGTCTCGCCGCTCGTCGGGGGCTTTCCGCCGCCTCTGCTCGAGACGGCCATGGAGTGCCTGATGCCTCTCGTGCGCCCCTATGTCGAGGTGGCCGAGGGGGCTCCCCGTCCGCTCCGCTACGGCGTGATGCCCAAGGTGGCCCTGTTCTACGACTGTCAGGCCGACGCCGAGGAGGATCTGCGTCCCGCCATGAAGGCCTTCGAGCGCTTCGCCCGTGACGCCCACACCGACTTTCTCTTCGCCCGTCCCCTCGGCGACCCTCTCGGGGCGATGCGCCAGATTCTCGAGGCCCTCTGA
- a CDS encoding TrkH family potassium uptake protein, protein MAPSRLPVRRPYLIVAAYSGRILWLTSFLFFLPPLALLFYPEERIWALSFLVPGLSLGVVGWGLWRSFRPKSPATLSFQDGAVAVLLVWSVASVFAAFPMASAGRLTPVQALFESVSAWTTTGLSVVDVENAPRLLLLWRSLLQLAGGAGLAIFLVALAGSPNGTGLSSAEGRTDQLVPHIRSSTKLVLSLYGAYALIGIAGYLAAGLSLFDSVNHAFAAVSTGGFSTRGSSIGAWDRAAVEAVSIPLMLLGNLNFLTAFLLVRGRFRAVARNGEIRLLVVAAASAFLLAFLFVSRNLYPQMDKALRVALFETLSALTTTGFSTVSYGDWNGFGRSLLIVLMIIGGGTCSTAGGVKQARVHLLFRSLFWEIRGALLPPGALLVPVMADGERETAVTGGKIREVGVYFFLYVLALAVGTLLLAGQDIPLEAALFETASALGTVGLSVGVVSATATSTTLWTLTAAMFLGRLEFLVVFVALARLWRDFVSNDR, encoded by the coding sequence ATGGCCCCCTCACGCTTGCCGGTCCGACGGCCCTATCTGATCGTGGCTGCCTATTCGGGGCGCATTCTCTGGCTGACGTCGTTTCTTTTTTTCCTGCCGCCTCTGGCCCTTCTCTTCTATCCCGAGGAGAGAATCTGGGCCCTCTCGTTTCTTGTTCCCGGCCTCTCCCTCGGCGTGGTGGGATGGGGGCTCTGGAGGAGCTTCAGGCCGAAGAGCCCGGCGACCCTATCCTTTCAGGACGGCGCCGTCGCGGTCCTTCTCGTCTGGTCCGTCGCCTCCGTGTTCGCCGCTTTCCCCATGGCCTCGGCGGGCCGTCTGACTCCGGTACAGGCCCTGTTCGAATCCGTAAGCGCCTGGACCACGACGGGGCTCTCCGTCGTCGACGTCGAAAACGCCCCTCGTCTGCTCCTCCTGTGGCGCAGCCTCCTTCAGCTGGCAGGAGGCGCGGGCCTGGCCATTTTCCTTGTCGCCCTCGCCGGAAGCCCCAACGGAACGGGGCTGTCCTCCGCCGAAGGGCGGACGGACCAGCTTGTTCCCCACATCCGCTCTTCGACGAAGCTCGTTCTCTCTCTCTACGGAGCCTACGCCCTCATCGGCATCGCGGGCTACCTCGCCGCGGGGTTATCCCTTTTCGACTCCGTCAATCACGCCTTCGCCGCCGTGTCGACGGGAGGCTTTTCGACGCGCGGATCGAGCATCGGCGCCTGGGATCGCGCCGCCGTGGAGGCCGTCTCCATCCCCCTCATGCTCCTGGGCAACCTCAATTTCCTGACCGCCTTCCTCCTCGTCAGAGGCCGCTTCCGGGCCGTGGCCCGCAATGGAGAAATCCGTCTCCTCGTCGTCGCCGCCGCGTCGGCCTTTCTCCTGGCCTTCCTTTTCGTCAGCCGGAATCTCTATCCCCAGATGGACAAGGCCCTGCGCGTCGCCCTTTTCGAAACCCTCTCGGCCCTGACGACGACGGGATTCTCGACGGTGAGTTACGGCGATTGGAACGGCTTCGGCCGGAGTCTCCTCATCGTTCTCATGATCATCGGCGGCGGAACCTGCTCGACGGCGGGAGGGGTCAAACAGGCTCGCGTTCATCTCCTCTTTCGCAGTCTGTTCTGGGAGATCAGAGGCGCGTTACTCCCTCCGGGGGCGCTTCTGGTCCCCGTCATGGCCGACGGGGAGAGAGAGACGGCCGTCACCGGCGGCAAGATCAGAGAGGTGGGCGTCTATTTTTTCCTGTATGTACTCGCCCTCGCCGTCGGGACGCTCCTTCTGGCAGGGCAGGACATTCCGCTGGAGGCCGCCCTGTTCGAAACGGCCTCGGCCCTCGGCACCGTCGGTCTTTCCGTGGGCGTCGTCTCCGCTACGGCCACATCGACGACGCTCTGGACCCTTACGGCGGCCATGTTCCTGGGACGACTGGAGTTTCTCGTGGTCTTCGTCGCCCTGGCCCGTCTGTGGCGGGACTTTGTCTCAAACGACCGTTGA
- a CDS encoding potassium channel family protein: MRIVATGSGRLLYFMARRILEKGHRLTLVTSDHAEALLLARQLQIPVIFGDGTDPAVLRDAETDKADLLVALSPRDDENLVSARIALEEMGVSRALALSGDPDKESLFLALGIEPFSVTTLLVDLLEQQVRFDGGHLSPLARGRLGLLEIVLDDSSPAAGKEVHSLRLPKETLLVSVVRGEEVLVPRGDTILLSGDLLVAVALPLRIGELERALLGEV; this comes from the coding sequence ATGAGGATCGTGGCCACCGGAAGCGGACGGCTTCTCTATTTCATGGCCCGGCGCATCCTGGAAAAAGGCCATCGGCTGACGCTCGTCACCTCCGATCATGCCGAAGCCCTTCTGCTCGCCCGACAACTTCAGATCCCCGTCATTTTCGGCGACGGGACGGATCCCGCCGTTCTGCGCGATGCCGAGACCGACAAGGCCGATCTTCTGGTGGCCCTCTCCCCCCGCGACGACGAAAACCTGGTCTCGGCCCGCATCGCCCTGGAGGAGATGGGCGTGTCCCGCGCCCTGGCCCTTTCGGGAGATCCCGACAAGGAAAGCCTCTTTCTGGCCCTGGGGATCGAGCCCTTTTCGGTGACGACGCTCCTCGTCGATCTGCTGGAGCAGCAGGTCCGCTTCGACGGAGGGCATCTCTCGCCTCTGGCCCGAGGACGCCTGGGCCTGCTCGAGATCGTCCTCGACGACTCAAGCCCGGCCGCGGGAAAGGAGGTCCACTCGCTCCGCCTGCCCAAAGAGACCCTGCTCGTCTCCGTCGTTCGAGGCGAGGAGGTCCTCGTTCCCCGAGGCGACACGATCCTCCTTTCCGGCGACCTTCTTGTCGCCGTGGCCCTTCCCCTCCGGATCGGAGAGCTGGAGCGGGCCCTCCTGGGGGAGGTCTGA
- a CDS encoding potassium channel family protein: protein MASRYVVVAGCGRLGSMLAGELSSQGESLVVIDRDGRAFRRLPPEFSGFTLEGEMTEPELLRRAGTHEAHLFLATADDENANLFAAQAARTLFSVPRVVARVETPQKARLWSRLGIETVCPALDLAPAFLEKKR, encoded by the coding sequence ATGGCCTCCCGTTACGTCGTCGTCGCCGGGTGCGGCCGCCTCGGATCGATGCTCGCCGGCGAGCTTTCGTCACAGGGAGAGTCCCTTGTCGTCATCGACCGGGACGGAAGGGCTTTCCGTCGTCTTCCGCCCGAGTTCAGCGGATTCACCCTCGAAGGGGAGATGACCGAGCCGGAACTGCTCCGTCGCGCAGGGACGCATGAGGCTCATCTCTTCCTGGCTACGGCCGACGACGAAAACGCCAACCTTTTCGCGGCCCAGGCGGCGCGGACTCTTTTCTCCGTCCCGCGCGTCGTCGCCCGCGTCGAAACGCCCCAGAAGGCCCGACTCTGGTCGCGTCTGGGAATCGAGACGGTCTGCCCGGCCCTCGATCTGGCCCCGGCCTTCCTGGAAAAAAAGCGATGA
- a CDS encoding response regulator, with product MTDVNPILIVDDERNIRLVLGHALREAGYSVDAALSGEEALAMAAAKSYRLILLDLKLPGMDGLTVLHRLTERRPETKVLVITAHGSIESAVEALRTGAVDYLQKPFSPSELRERVRRALEDRSTESYDGCCDRAREALGKKEFQSARAFLRRALGLLPGRPEAFNLMGRLLEEEGNPLEAQEQYRVALSLDEAYRPARKNLDRLVMDLRSLPDDGRP from the coding sequence ATGACCGATGTTAATCCCATTTTGATTGTCGACGATGAACGGAACATACGGCTCGTTCTGGGCCACGCCCTCCGAGAGGCGGGCTATTCCGTCGATGCGGCCCTGAGCGGAGAAGAGGCCCTGGCGATGGCGGCCGCCAAGAGCTACCGGCTGATCCTTCTCGACCTCAAGCTACCCGGCATGGACGGCCTGACGGTCCTCCATCGCCTGACCGAGCGTCGGCCGGAGACCAAGGTTCTCGTCATCACCGCCCACGGCAGCATCGAATCCGCCGTCGAGGCTCTCAGGACGGGAGCGGTCGACTACCTGCAGAAACCCTTCAGCCCCTCCGAATTGAGAGAACGCGTCCGTCGGGCCCTGGAGGACCGCTCGACGGAAAGTTACGACGGCTGCTGCGACAGGGCCCGGGAGGCTCTCGGGAAAAAGGAGTTTCAGAGCGCCAGGGCATTCCTCCGCCGCGCCCTCGGCCTGCTGCCGGGCCGGCCCGAGGCCTTCAACCTCATGGGACGCCTCCTCGAAGAGGAGGGAAACCCTCTGGAGGCTCAGGAACAGTACCGCGTCGCCCTCTCCCTCGACGAGGCCTACCGGCCGGCCCGCAAAAATCTGGACCGTCTCGTCATGGATCTCCGATCGCTGCCCGACGACGGCAGGCCGTGA